A stretch of Halichondria panicea chromosome 1, odHalPani1.1, whole genome shotgun sequence DNA encodes these proteins:
- the LOC135349760 gene encoding Golgi-specific brefeldin A-resistance guanine nucleotide exchange factor 1-like isoform X2, giving the protein MSARGGVCVVQGEVSQLLSAIRRGGHWSGHVRTEDNQDPLIQSLYQLQSTLHHTHCLSGLDVCAFIAPFCAIIQSDDTTGPVTGRAIAALDKFLAYGLIDPAHSSAPSGVESLSEAVTHARFVGTNPANDEVVLMKILEVLRTLLLSPAGRLLSNESVCEVMQSCFRICFEMRLTELLRCQAESTLVAMVALLFSRLPEFSEEAHSIDDAGSVIDQTLSHIPVMDDRGESPELDGESPDDIIVLDEGEAPSDQALEDVSHDTEEESHDLEEVSHDGGVTNVAIAPHRHKPGALCPYGLPCVKELLRFLTSIINTSEKNNSEPIVAIGLNLVTVAIERGSTHLCQYSSLTALVQDSLCKFLLNLLSSESFLLFSRTLKCCYLLFQSCRPDLKLQLEVFMTRLMELAASESGSRLTYDKKELALECIVQLCHLPHFTAELYVNFDCSLYCSNVFETLTKTLSKNCFPSQGALFPTHLLSLDALLAINDRLENGHVTNQDDQSKPDNQVDLGEDRPHPLTDDTRSCEGVRSVMPRPKELLKIRQQKKLILAATEQFNKKPKVGVAFLLEQGVLHSPLNPNEVAGFLLDNPGLVKARIGEYVGERKNTDILHAFVRRIPVHGVALVDALRVFLESFRLLGESPVVERILESFSQHWLDSNADSDLGRQFANRDAVHVLTYAIMMLNTDLHSKQIKKKMTIDEFVRNQRKTNNKLDFPREFLISVYHKIKEEEIIMPDEHTGTVKENYQWKVLIHRSASDEGTFLSVTDDLFDHDLFLLSWGPTVAALSFVFDNAEARAIVDKAIAGFSKCACVAARYELREVFDNLIISLCKFTTLLHTHESASSLYYALGVNPKVRQSVQAMFSLAQQYGDILREGWKNLLDCLLALFKAKLLPDTMVEVSDFLHCEGKVSLYREEVTTRQDSSLLSSLYSYWLLSNDQSGKALTPSEIKARKTALECIQDCHPEQLFTESKFLRSDSLLELVKALSFASRGPEHHHSLGTVFDEEAAVFFVEQLVIVAVENKDRVLLFWEDLSTHLSRIILTAGSHGYMLERGVVSLLRLAVRLLSREDMTTQLLSSLKVLLSLPPPTSSTLSQDLHKQAANGITELVQARASLITQRSDWSILFTIIEYIGLGISPEQSSNVVAVETTEPSHDDTLQSDSSVIETQKDWVVVTDTPTINSFDLFTEPVLPVHEPQAFFKCCELLSSLVRSDSHITPSNFPITLATIRRFTEIAASQGSLQYDETIPKNPKTGSNKKDKNSQKQSKAAKKSDATKQTNSLTYATSSLRLLDLLDALYTRVPHVYDEQAVAELHRSVANGDSGTESGLYSPASDKEGTEGEQPGGLLWQVAWRPLLQGMARMCCDGRRTVRQTAITYLQRALLAHELQVLTAGEWLACFQEVFFPMLTRLLADLPCSDRASVEETRVRGSNLLCKVFLQHLPSLSLLPTFNDLWLTILDYMDQFLHLDNCDLLYEAIPESLKNMLLVMSTQGIFDIVNSSQSDPSIHLSAKDAISQLLWQQTQERVEKFLPNLLRDLFPGLASPKKATPTKEVTVATVAVAVPSPAGSPIRSTSASPLSTSPVMELHTSSDSLEGAFPIILHPPLPPAVTVEPTSSDQSNAGSKSDSTTSLITPLVVSVSSPVLPGSVHQHE; this is encoded by the exons ATGAGTGCTcgtggtggagtgtgtgtagtgCAGGGGGAGGTGTCTCAGTTGCTCTCGGCCATACGACGCGGCGGCCATTGGTCAGGTCATGTTAGAACA GAGGACAACCAAGACCCTCTCATCCAGTCCCTGTATCAGCTGCAGTCCACTCTTCATCACACTCACTGTCTCTCTGGACTGGACGTGTGTGCCTTCATCGCTCCATTCTGTGCCATCATTCAGAGTGATGACACCACAGGGCCTGTCACAGGGAGAGCCATAGCAGCTCTGGACAAGTTCCTCGCTTATGGTCTTATTG ATCCCGCCCACTCATCCGCCCCCAGTGGAGTAGAGAGCCTATCAGAAGCCGTCACTCACGCAAG GTTTGTAGGTACCAACCCAGCTAATGACGAGGTGGTTCTCATGAAGATACTCGAGGTGTTACGCACGTTACTCCTGTCTCCCGCTGGTCGGTTGCTTAGCAACGAGAGTGTCTGCGAAGTTATGCAATCATGCTTCAGAATCTGCTTTGAAATGCGACTaactg AGCTCCTCCGTTGTCAGGCTGAGAGTACGttggttgccatggtagcACTGCTATTCTCACGACTACCAGAGTTCAGTGAAGAGGCTCACAGCATCGACGATGCAGGCAGTGTTATAGACCAG ACGCTGTCTCACATCCCAGTGATGGATGACAGAGGGGAATCCCCTGAGCTGGACGGAGAATCCCCTGATGACATTATCGTACTAGATGAGGGGGAAGCCCCTAGTGATCAGGCGCTCGAAGATGTATCACATGACACGGAAGAAGAGTCACATGATCTGGAGGAGGTGTCACATGACGGGGGTGTAACTAACGTTGCCATAGCACCCCATCGTCACAAACCAGGAGCACTGTGTCCATACGGACTACCTTGTGTTAAAGAACTGCTTCGATTTCTCACATCCATTATCAACACTTCAGAAAA AAATAACTCTGAGCCCATAGTGGCTATTGGACTTAATCTTGTCACCGTGGCGATAGAGAGAGGCTCCACCCACTTGTGCCAGTACTCGTCCCTCACTGCCCTAGTGCAGGACAGTCTCTGCAAGTTCCTGttaaat TTGTTGTCCAGCGAAAGCTTTCTCCTGTTCAGCCGCACTCTAAAGTGTTGCTACCTCCTCTTTCAGTCGTGCAGGCCAGACCTCAAGCTGCAACTAGAG gtgTTCATGACTCGACTGATGGAGCTGGCAGCTTCAGAGAGTGGCTCTAGGCTGACCTACGATAAGAAGGAACTTGCTCTCGAGTGTATAGTTCAG ttGTGTCATTTGCCCCACTTCACTGCTGAGCTCTACGTCAACTTTGACTGCAGCCTGTATTGCTCCAACGTGTTTGAGACACTCACTAAAACACTCTCCAAG aactgCTTTCCCTCACAAGGAGCCTTGTTCCCCACACACCTCCTCTCATTGGACGCTCTACTCGCCATCAACGACAGACTAgagaatggtcatgtgactaaCCAAGACGACCAATCAAAACCAG ATAATCAAGTTGATCTGGGGgaagatagaccacacccactcactgacGACACAAGaagctgtgagggtgtgagaaGTGTGATGCCTCGTCCCAAAGAACTGCTTAAAATAAGACAGCAGAAAAAA TTAATTTTGGCCGCTACTGAGCAGTTTAACAAGAAGccaaaagtgggtgtggcctttCTCCTTGAGCAGGGGGTGCTCCATTCACCTTTGAACCCTAACGAAGTTGCAGGGTTCCTATTGGATAATCCAGGGCTTGTTAAAGCACGCATTGGAGAGTACGTGGGCGAGAGGAAGAACACGGACATTTTGCACGCCTTTGTcag GCGTATCCCAGTGCATGGTGTGGCTCTGGTGGATGCTCTGAGGGTCTTCCTAGAGAGCTTCAGGCTGTTGGGGGAATCCCCCGTCGTGGAGAGAATACTGGAGTCATTCTCACAACACTGGCTC GACTCTAATGCTGACAGTGACCTGGGTAGGCAGTTTGCTAACAGAGATGCAGTACATGTGCTCACCTACGCTATCATGATGCTCAACACTGATCTTCATAGCAAACAAATCAAGAAGAAAATGACTATCGAC GAGTTTGTGCGTAACCAACGCAAGACCAACAACAAACTAGACTTCCCACGAGAGTTTCTCATTTCAGTCTACCACAAAATaaa AGAAGAGGAAATCATAATGCCGGACGAACACACAGGAACAGTCAAGGAGAATTACCAGTGGAAG GTGCTTATTCATCGCTCAGCTAGTGACGAGGGTACGTTCCTCTCGGTAACAGACGACCTATTTGATCACGACCTATTTCTGTTGTCATGGGGACCAACTGTGGCAGCACTCTCCTTTGTATTTGATAATGCTGAAGCTCGAGCAATTGTGGACAAAGCCATCGCTGGATTCAG TAAGTGCGCTTGTGTGGCTGCTCGCTATGAACTGAGGGAAGTGTTTGATAACCTCATCATCTCACTCTGCAAGTTCACCACTCTACTGCACACTCATGAG AGTGCTAGCTCGCTGTACTATGCTCTGGGGGTGAACCCCAAGGTACGCCAGAGTGTGCAGGCCATGTTCTCACTGGCACAACAATATGGGGACATCTTGAGAGAAGGTTGGAAGAACCTACTAGACTGTCTACTGGCACTATTCAAGGCTAAGCTACTACCTGACACCATGGTGGAG GTCTCAGATTTCCTCCATTGTGAAGGGAAGGTGTCTCTGTATCGTGAGGAGGTCACCACACGTCAAGactcctccctcctctcatcactatatagctactggTTGCTAAGCAATGACCAATCAGGGAAGGCCCTTACTCCGAGCGAAATCAAGGCCAGGAAAACAGCACTCGAGTGTATACAG gaCTGCCATCCTGAGCAGTTATTCACAGAGAGCAAGTTCTTGAGAAGTGATTCTCTACTAGAGCTAGTCAAGGCTCTGAGCTTTGCCTCCAGAGGACCTGAGCATCACCACAGCCTCGGGACTGTGTTTGATGAAGAGGCTGCTGTGTTCTTTGTAGAGCAACTTGTGATCGTTGCAGTGGAAAATAA GGATCGTGTGTTGCTGTTCTGGGAAGACCTTTCCACTCATCTCTCTCGGATCATCCTCACAGCGGGTTCCCATGGTTACATGCTGGAGAGGGGTGTAGTCTCATTGCTCCGACTGGCTGTTAGATTACTATCAAGGGAGGATATGACCACTCAG ctgTTATCGTCTCTCAAAGTCCTCCTGTCCCTCCCACCCCCCACATCCTCCACACTCTCACAAGACCTGCACAAACAAGCGGCCAATGGGATTACGGAGCTGGTACAAGCTAGGGCATCACTGATAACGCAGCGATCTGATTGGTCGATTCTATTCACCATCATCGAGTATATTGGTCTCGGAATATCTCCTGAACAGTCTAGCAATGTGGTTGCCGTGGAAACTACAGAGCCGTCACATGATGACACGCTGCAATCTGATTCGTCAGTTATAGAGACGCAGAAAGATTGGGTGGTTGTCACGGATACTCCTACGATCAACTCGTTTGACCTGTTTACAGAACCTGTTCTACCAGTTCATGAACCACAG GCATTCTTCAAATGTTGTGAACTGCTCTCTAGTTTAGTACGATCAGACTCTCACATCACACCCTCTAACTTCCCCATCACCTTGGCAACCATACGAAGATTCACGGAGATTGCCGCTAGTCAAGGCTCACTCCAATATGACGAAACTATTCCAAAAAATCCGAAAACTGGCTCCAACAAAAAAGATAAAAATTCTCAAAAACAATCAAAGGCTGCTAAAAAATCTGATGCTACGAAACAGACTAATAGTCTAACGTATGCCACGTCTTCATTGCGATTATTGGATTTGCTGGATGCACTATACACCAGAGTACCTCATGTGTACGACGAACAAGCTGTTGCTGAGCTACACAGATCGGTTGCTAATGGCGACAGCGGTACGGAGAGTGGACTATATTCCCCAGCGAGTGACAAGGAAGGGACAGAGGGAGAGCAGCCTGGGGGACTGTTATGGCAGGTGGCATGGAGACCTCTGTTACAAG GTATGGCTCGGATGTGTTGTGATGGTCGTCGCACTGTTAGACAGACTGCCATAACGTACCTACAACGAGCGCTACTAGCACATGAGCTCCAGGTACTGACTGCAGGGGAGTGGCTAGCCTGCTTCCAAGAG gtattcTTCCCGATGCTGACTCGGCTGTTGGCTGACCTCCCCTGCTCAGACAGGGCTAGTGTGGAGGAGACCAGGGTCAGAGGATCAAACTTACTCTGCAAG gtgtttCTCCAGCACTTGCCGTCTCTCTCCCTCCTACCTACCTTCAATGATCTATGGCTGACTATACTCGACTATATGGACCAGTTCCTACACCTTGACAACTGTGACCTACTA tACGAAGCCATCCCAGAGTCACTAAAGAACATGTTATTGGTCATGTCGACACAAGGGATATTCGATATTGTTAATAGCAGCCAATCAGATCCAAGTATTCATCTCTCGGCTAAAGATGCCATCTCCCAGTTGCTGTGGCAACAGACACAAGAACGAGTGGAAAAATTCCTTCCAAATCTACTCCGTGATTTATTTCCAGGGCTCGCTAGTCCGAAAAAGGCCACACCTACTAAAGAGGTGACCGTGGCAACTGTTGCCGTGGCAGTGCCAAGTCCTGCAGGGTCCCCCATCAGGAGCACATCAGCTTCTCCTCTCAGCACTAGCCCAG tgatGGAGCTACACACATCCTCCGACAGTCTCGAGGGTGCCTTCCCTATCATACTACACCCTCCACTACCACCGGCCGTTACCGTGGAACCCACTAGCAGCGACCAATCGAATGCCGGGAGCAAGTCAGACTCGACAACGTCCCTAATAACACCGCTCGTGGTCTCAGTCTCTAGTCCAGTGTTAccag GTAGTGTGCACCAGCACGAGTGA